CTGCTGACACCTAATGAAGTGAGAATGGTAGTTAGCAGAGAAGCCAAGATAAAGTAAAGGATAAAAAGTGGGAAAACTTTTTTCAGTTGTACGCCTTGTTTATTTTCTTGTTGGCGACTTTGCCAGTAGGAGAGAAAGAGAGTGATGGGAATGATCGCTAAGGTGCGTGTGAGTTTAACAATGGTTGCAGACTCGAGGGTATTGGTCTGATAAAGACTGTCCCAGGCACTAGCTGTGGCCGTTACAGAAGAAGTATCATTGACCGCAGTTCCTGCAAAGAGGGCAAAGCCGTCATTAGATAGGTGAAGCCAGGTTCCTAGAGTTGGAAAGATGAGCGCAGCCAAGATATTGAAGAAAAAGATAACGGAAATGGCTTGGGCAACCTCCTTTTCTTTGGCATGGATAACGGGTGCTGTAGCAGCAATGGCAGAGCCACCACAGATAGAAGAACCCACTCCAATCAAGGTAGCTAGTTTTGTGTCTAGCGCAAAGAAACGCTGGAAGAGGTAGGCGACGATTAAGGAAATAGAAATGGTGGAAAGGATGACAGGGAGTGAAGATTGTCCAACTGCGAAGACTTGCGAGATATTGAGACCAAAACCGAGTAAGATAACGGCATACTGGAGCAATTTTTTGGAACTAAAGGTCAATCCAGCATCCAGTTGTTTGTAGGGTGAGAGCCAGGGGTGAAGAAGCATTCCAGCAAAAATTGCAAAGACAGGTGCACCCACGACGGGGAAAAATCCTCCCAGGAACCAAGATACGATAGAAATGAGAAGGCAGGCCAAGATTCCTGCTCCATTTTTTGATAAAAATGACATATAAACCTCCGAAAATAAGCACTTATTATTATAGACCTGTCGAGAAGAAAAGTAAAACAGAAAGTGAAAAATGCAGGTTTCAGATGGATTTTGCGGTCAGGGAGCTTTTGTAGTATAATAGTACTATGTTCTGTAAGCAAGGGGGTATCTATGGACTTAACCAAGCGCTTTAATAAACAATTAGATAAGATTCAAGTGTCCTTGATTCGTCAGTTTGACCAGGCAATTTCAGAGACCCCTGGAGTTCTGCGTTTGACCTTGGGGGAACCTGATTTTACAACGCCAGATCATGTCAAGGAGGCAGCCAAGCGAGCCATTGACCAGAACCAGTCCTACTATACAGGGATGAGCGGTTTACTGACCTTGCGCCAGGCAGCCAGTGATTTTGTAAAAGAAAAATACCAGCTAGATTATAATCCTGAAAATGAAATTTTGGTTACAATTGGGGCGACAGAGGCTTTATCTGCTACTTTGACAGCTATTTTGGAAGAGGGAGACAAGGTGCTCTTGCCAGCTCCTGCTTATCCAGGATATGAGCCTATTGTCAACCTAGTTGGGGCAGAGATTGTCGAGATTGATACAACTGAAAATGGTTTTGTCTTGACTCCTGAAATGTTGGAGAAGGCAATTTTGGAGCAGGGGGACAAGCTCAAAGCGGTTATTCTCAACTATCCAGCCAATCCGACAGGAATTACCTATAGTCGGGAGCAGCTGGAAGCCTTGGCTGCTGTTTTACGTAAATACGAGATTTTTGTGGTCTGTGATGAGGTTTACTCAGAATTAACCTATACAGGCGAAGCCCATGTATCTCTGGGAACTATGCTGAGAGACCAGGCTATTATCATCAATGGCTTATCTAAGTCCCATGCCATGACTGGTTGGCGTTTAGGTTTTATCTTAGCACCAGCAAACTTCACAGCTCAACTCATCAAGAGTCACCAGTACTTGGTCACTGCCGCAAATACCATGGCCCAACATGCTGCAGTAGAAGCCTTGACCGCTGGTAAAAACGACGCAGAGCCTATGAAGAAGGAATACATCCAGCGTCGAGATTATATCATCGAAAAGATGACTGCTCTTGGTTTTGAGATTATCAAACCAGACGGTGCCTTCTATATCTTTGCTAAGATTCCAGAAGGTTACAATCAAGACTCCTTTGCTTTTCTGAAGGATTTTGCCCAGAAGAAGGCTGTTGCTTTTATCCCTGGTGCTGCCTTTGGGCGTTACGGAGAAGGCTATGTTCGCCTCTCTTATGCGGCCAGCATGGAAACAATCAGGGAGGCCATGAAACGACTTGAGGAGTATATGAGAGAAGCATGATCCAGTCTATCACGAGTCAAGGTCTCGTACTCTACAATCGTAACTTTCGGGAGGATGATAAGCTAGTCAAAATCTTCACCGAGCAGGCTGGCAAGCGCATGTTTTTCGTCAAACACGCTGGTCAATCTAAACTAGCTCCGGTTATTCAGCCCTTGGTACTAGCTCGGTTTCTCTTGCGAATCAATGATGACGGCCTTAGCTACATCGAGGACTACCATGAGGTGATGACCTTTCCCAAGATTAATAGTGATCTCTTTGTCATGGCTTATGCAACCTATGTGGCTGCTCTTGCAGATGCTAGTTTGCAGGATAATCAGCAGGATGCTCCCTTGTTTGCTTTTTTGCAAAAGACTTTGGAGTTGATGGAAGCAGGCCTAGATTATCAGGTCTTAACCAATATTTTTGAAATTCAAATCTTGACTCGATTTGGAATCAGCCTTAATTTTAATGAGTGTGTCTTTTGCCATCGGGTCGGTCAGGCCTTTGACTTTTCTTTTAAATATGGAGCCTGTCTTTGCCCAGAGCATTATCATGAAGATGAGAGACGTTGCCATCTCAATCCCAATATCCCTTATCTGCTCAATCAATTTCAAGCCATTGATTTTGAAACCTTGGAGACTATTTCGCTCAAGCCTGAAATCAAGCAAGACTTGCGCAAGTTTATAGATCAAATCTACGAAGAGTATGTTGGAATTCACTTAAAATCAAAGAAATTTATTGATTCCCTAGCAGACTGGGGACAATTACTAAAAGAGGAAGACAAATGAAAAAAATCGCAGTAGATGCTATGGGGGGCGATTATGCACCTCAAGCTATCGTTGAGGGTGTCAATCAAGCCCTTACTGACTTTTCAGATATTGAGATTCAACTCTATGGAGATGAAGGCAAGATCAAGCAATATCTAACAGCGACAGAGCGTATCAGTATTATCCATACGGATGAGAAAATTGACTCAGATGATGAGCCGACAAAAGCAATCCGTAAGAAGAAAAATGCCAGCATGGTATTAGCAGCCAAGGCAGTCAAAGAGGGAGAAGCAGACGCCGTCCTCTCAGCTGGGAACACAGGTGCTTTGTTGGCTGCAGGATTCTTCATCGTGGGTCGTATCAAAAATATCGACCGTCCAGGACTCATGTCTACCTTGCCGACCATTGATGGCAAAGGGTTTGATATGCTAGATCTCGGTGCCAATGCGGAAAATACAGCCCATCATCTGCACCAATACGCTGTTTTGGGTTCCTTTTATGCGAAAAATGTTCGTGGGATTTCGAAACCACGTGTTGGTTTGCTCAACAATGGAACAGAAAGTAGCAAGGGCGATCCGCTTCGTAAGGAGACATACGACTTGCTAGTGGCTGATGAAAGTTTGAACTTTGTCGGAAACGTGGAAGCACGTGATCTGATGAATGGCGTTGCGGATGTTGTCGTAACAGATGGTTTCACGGGAAACGCTGTGCTCAAATCTATTGAAGGGACAGCCATGGGTATCATGGGCTTGCTTAAGACAGCTATCACAGGTGGTGGTCTTCGAGCGAAACTAGGTGCTCTTCTTCTCAAGGATAGCCTTAAAGGTTTGAAAAAGCAACTCAACTATTCAGATGTTGGTGGAGCGGTCTTGTTTGGTGTTAAGGCACCGGTTGTCAAGACTCATGGCTCAAGTGATGCCAAGGCTGTGTATAGTACGATTCGCCAGATTCGTACCATGCTAGAAACAGACGTAGTCGCCCAGACTGCGCGTGAATTTTCAGGAGAATAAAAAGATGACAGAAAAAGAAATTTTTGACCGTATTGTAACCATTATCCAAGAGCGACAGGGAGAGGACTTTGTCGTAACAGAAGCCTTGAGTTTGAAAGATGACCTAGATGCGGACTCAGTGGACTTGATGGAGTTCGTCTTGACACTAGAAGATGAATTCGGAATTGAAATCAGTGATGAGGAAATTGACCAACTGCAAAGTGTAGCAGATGTGGTCAGAACTATTAAAGGTAAGATATAGCAAAAAGCAACATGCAAGTCATGTTGTTTTTTTTGTTTGCAGAAAAAAGAAAAATGTTAAAATTTTTTGTAGAGATTGCGAATAAAGAGATAAGAAAGAAAAAAGGAGGAACGTTTATGTACGTGACCGGTTTTTATCCGTGGTTCATTAAGTGGTTTTTAAAATAAAAATGAATGAATTGTTCATTTTCGAATTGTTTTTCGAATAGATAGGTAAGAAGAAAAGGAAGGAGAGAAAAAAAGATTTCAGTAATTTATCCAATCTGGTTTTTAAAATGGTTTAAAATCTAGAAGTCGTAAACTAAAAAATAGAAATAAAGGAGAAAAAAGATGACAAACTTTGACAAAATGGAACAGAACTTTGTAACTCTTACAGAAGAAGAGTTGATGGATGTGGATGGGGGTTCTGTTACTGCTGTGGTAGTAGGGGGCATCCTACTTATTGGCGGTATTGCTTGGGGATACTTTATGTGATAATAGGAGGATAAAATGAATATGAATAATTTAAATAATTGGCCAGAGTTGACAGAAGACGAATTAATGAATACTGATGGAGGCGTGATCACATTCGCTACGATTGGTATTGGAGTGACTATTTTCCTTGGCGGTAGATTAATCGGGCAAGATTTAAAGCGTAGGTTTGGATAAAAAGTGATTAGGTATGAAAAATCGAAAAAATTTAATAGGCGTGCTTTTAATCAGTTTTGGAGCACTCTGCGTTCTAGGTGATTTAAATGTAATTACCTTTAAAGTTGATCAGTATGTAGGCTCGGAATTATGGATTCCAATCCTTATTTTAATGATGAGTTATTTGGATTCAGGCAAAAACAAGGTTTAAAGAGAACTATTGTTAGTGTGTGGGAAATACTATTGAATAGTCATCTTTTAGTTACTATCAATGAAAAAAGAACTAAAAAAATGGAGAAATAAACGAAGATTTCAGAAGAATTTTCAGTAATTATTATATCAGCTTCAGGAATAGTAGGGCTTTTGGTTGGAGTAGCTATTGGATTAGCCAGTATTATTTAAAAAGGAGAGAGAAAAATGAAAAAACTGGATGAAAAATTCGATATCATGACAGAAGCAGACTTATCTGTTACTGAGGGAGGCTTCATTGTTACTACTTCCACAGCAATAGCTTGGGGTGTATTAGGAGTAGCTTCTTATATGTATGGGCGTTATCTAGGAAGTAGACGCTAAGCTAAAAATTTGGGATAAAGTATGTAAGGAAATCAATTATGAATCACAACCTTAATCTCAATACATTGTTACCTAAACTAGCCACTATAGTTCCTTTGTTGGCAATAGCTCTTAATCTCGCGCTTCATGTGATTCGTACAGGTTCATTAGTATACTTTGATTGGAAATGGACTGTAGTTGGTTTACTTGCTTCGGGCTATTTTGGTATTTTTTGCAAAGATTTGTCAAAAGATAATCAAAACTATAAATGATGAATCTGAATGAAAAGGATTTTGTGCATGTGAATGGCGGAGTTTTTCCGCCTTTCTTATCAGGTAAATAGGAGTCTACCATGAAACAATTCTTATTAGGATTTGCTGAGGGGTATTTTATCGTATCGCTCATTATCTACATCGTAACGTATTTGATTTTGAAAAATCCGATCAATACCCTATTTTATCCAGAAACCTATCCGATTCTGCTTGGGTTGTTTTATGTAGGATACAAGTACAAAACAAAAGAAAGCAAGATTGGAAATTGATGGACCATCAGATTGGAGTTTGGGATGAAAGTTGTTCAATTACTACGCAAAGCTTGGCTAGAGACCACTGTATTATTTAGCTCGATGGCTTATCTAATTATTAGAATCGTAGCTGATGTAAACAAAATAAATCTACCTACATGGTTTGAATATTTTGATATACCTACGATTTCATTATTCTTGATGACCTTTATCTTACTTTATAGAAGTGAAGAAAAAGATAACAAACGATGACAACATGAGTCTGATCTCTGTAGCTCCAGCATAAAATAAATCTTGGAGTGTTAGACCAATGAACCATAATCTGCATTTAGTGAGGAAGGTGTCCGTATGTTAAAAAAGAAGTGATCTTATTAGGGGGTCTTCTACTAGTACGCATTGTACTTTCTATCCTTCAAGTTTTAATGGACTATAGGCTATTACCAGGGAAGTATAGTGTAAATTTCATGGAAGTCTCAGACTTATTCTCTTATCCCCTACTTCTTTTAATCATTTACATAGCGGTAAAATACCATACTATTCTCAAAAGAGAAAGTAAAGAAAGTAATGAGAACCGAAATGAATAAGATTTTAAAATCCTTCATTGTATTTATTTTTCTATTTTTAATGAATATTCTCATCTTTACGATACTAGCAACTCTTGGATTTCAGGTGACAATGAGTGAAAGTAGTTATCTGGTGCCCCCTGTGTTTGCTTTTATCGTTTTATACACCATTCACAAAAGAAGTGGGAAAGGTAAGAAATCTGTGTAATTGAATGTTCTAGGCAGGACTCTTGTTCTGCCTATTTTCTTTGACAAAAAGTGCTGTTCAGGTATGAATATTGTTTTTTCAGAAATAATTTTCCGATTTCTTCTTCGTTTGGTTAAAATAATCTTACAAAGTTTTTAAGAGATTGTTAGAAAAAAGGAGATGGATATGAAATTTGGGAAAAAACACTATCGTCCTCAGGTGGATCAGATGGATTGCGGCGTGGCTTCCTTGGCTATGATATTTAGCTACTACGGTAGTTATTACTCCTTGGCTCATCTACGAGAGTTGGCCAAGACGACCATGGATGGGACGACTGCTTTGGGGCTTGTAAAGGTGGCAGAGGAGCTTGGCTTTGAGACGCGGGCTATCAAGGCGGATATGACGCTCTTTGATCTGCCTGATTTGACCTTTCCTTTTGTGGCCCATGTGCTCAAGGAAGGGAAATTGCTCCACTACTATGTGGTGACAGGTCAGGATAAGAAGACCATCCATATCGCTGATCCAGATCCTGGTGTCAAGCTGACTAAGATTTCTCGTGAGCGATTTGCGCAAGAGTGGACAGGGATCAGTCTCTTTATGGCGCCATCTCCAGACTATAAACCCCATAAGGAGAAAAAACAGGGGCTCTTATCTTTCTTGCCCATCTTACTCAAACAGCATGGCTTAATTACCAATATCGTCCTAGCGACACTCTTGGTAACCCTGATTAACATTGTGGGTTCTTATTATCTTCAGTCTATCATTGATACCTATGTGCCAGACCAGATGCGTTCGACACTGGGCATCATCTCTATTGGGCTGGTCATCGTCTATATCCTCCAGCAGATCTTGTCCTACGCGCAGGAGTATCTCTTACTTGTTTTGGGGCAACGTCTGTCAATTGATGTGATTTTGTCCTACATCAAGCATGTTTTTCACCTGCCAATGTCCTTTTTTGCGACACGCAGGACAGGAGAAATCGTATCTCGTTTTACAGATGCCAATAGTATCATTGATGCGCTGGCGTCGACCATTCTGTCGATTTTCCTAGATGTGTCGACGATTTTGATTATTTCGCTTGTCTTGTTTTCACAAAATATGACGCTCTTTTTCATTAGTCTGCTTGCGCTTCCCATCTATACAGTGATTATCTTTGCCTTTATGAAACCTTTTGAAAAGATGAATCGGGATACTATGGAAGCTAATGCGGTTCTGTCTTCTTCTATCATCGAGGACATCAACGGCATTGAGACCATTAAATCTTTGACCAGTGAGAGTTCGTGCTATCAAAAGATTGACAAGGAATTTGTAGCTTATCTGAAAAAATCTTTTACCTATAGTCGGGCAGAAAGCCAGCAAAAGGCTCTGAAAAAAGTTGCCCAGCTCCTGCTCAATGTTGGTGTTCTCTGGCTGGGAGCTATTCTTGTCATGGATGGGAAAATGAGTTTGGGCCAGCTGATTACCTATAATACTTTGCTTGTTTACTTTACCAATCCTTTGGAAAATATCATCAACCTGCAAACCAAACTTCAGACAGCACAGGTTGCCAATAATCGCTTAAATGAGGTTTATCTAGTAGCTTCGGAGTTTGAGGAGAAGAAAACAGTCGAAGATTTGAGCATGATGAAGGGAGAGATGACCTTCAAGCAGGTTCACTATAAGTATGGCTATGGTCGTGACGTCTTGTCGGATATCAATTTGACCATTCCGCAAGGGTCTAAGATGGCTTTTGTGGGGATTTCGGGGTCAGGAAAAACCACCTTGGCCAAGATGATGGTTAATTTTTACGACCCAAGTCAGGGAGAGATTAGTCTGGGTGGTGCCAATCTCAATCAGATTGATAAAAAAGCCTTGCGCCAGTATATCAACTACCTGCCTCAACAGCCCTATGTATTTAACGGAACGATTTTGGAGAATCTTCTCCTTGGAGCCAAAGAAGGGACGACACAGGAGGATGTTCTGCGAGCAGTCGAGTTAGCTGAGATTCGGGAGGATATCGAGCGGATGCCACTGAATTACCAGACAGAATTGACTTCGGATGGAGCTGGAATTTCTGGTGGGCAACGGCAGCGAATTGCTCTGGCGCGTGCTCTTTTAACAGATGCCCCTGTCTTGATCTTGGATGAGGCAACTAGCAGTCTGGATATTTTGACAGAGAAGCGGATCGTGGATAATCTTATGGCTTTGGACAAGACCTTGGTTTTCATTGCCCACCGCTTGACCATCGCTGAGCGGACAGAAAAGGTTGTTGTTTTGGATCAGGGCAAGATTATCGAAGAAGGTACCCATGCAGACTTGCTTGCTCGAGGTGGATTTTACGCCCATTTGGTGAATAGCTAGAAAGAGGAGAAGATGCAACCAGAATTTTTAGAAAGTGCGGAGTTTTACCATCGTCGTTACCATAATTTTTCCAGTCGGGTGATTTTACCTATGTCACTTCTGCTCGTGTTTTTACTCGGTTTTGCAGTCTTTGCAGAGAAGGAGATGAGTTTGTCTACCAGAGCGACTGTCGAACCTAGTCGGATCATTGCCAACATCCAGTCGACTAGCAATCAACGCATCGTGGCCAATTATCTAGAAGAAAACAAACTAGTCAAGCAGGGAGATCTACTGGTTCAGTACCAGCAAGGGGCGGAAGCTGTTCAGGTTGAAGCATACACCAGTCAGTTGGAGATGTTTAAGGATCAAAAAAAGCAGTTAGGGTATTTGCAATCCAGTTTGAAAGAGGGAAGTGATCAATTTCCAGAGGCGGATAAGTTTGGTTATCAGGAGATGTTTCGGGACTATCTCAGCCAAGCTAGTAGTCTTAGAAGTAATGTTTCTCAGCAAAATGCCAGCATCTCCTCTCAAAATGCGGCAGCAAGTCAGAGTCAGGCCGAGATTGGCAATCTTATCAGCCAAACGCAGGATAAAATTCAAGATTACAAAACAGCTAAGTCGGCGATTGAAACAGGAGCTCAATTGGATAGTCAAAATGCGGCCTACTCTTTTTATCAGACCTATAAAAACCAAGCTGGAGAAGATCCGCAAGCTAAATCGCAAGTTATTGCACAGGTGGATGCACAAATCGCCCAGCTAGAGTCTAGTTTAGCTACTTATCGTGTGCAGTATGCGGGATCTGGAGCTCAACAAGCCTATGCAACGGGACTGGATAGTCAACTTGAATCCCTCAAGTCCCAGCACCTAGTCAAAGTCGGTCAGGAGTTAACCCTTTTGGATCAGAAAATTTTAGAAGCAGAGTCTGGTAAGAAAGTCCAAGGAGGTCTGCTGGACAAGGGGAAAATTACAGCAAGTGAGGATGGGGTGCTTCACCTTAATCCTGAAACCAGTGATTCTACCATGGTCGCAGAAGGAACCCTGCTAGCCCAACTCTACCCATCCTTGGAGAAAGAAGGGAAAGCCAAACTCACAGCCTATCTCAGTTCAAAAGATGTTGCAAGGCTTAAGGTAGGTGATTCTGTTCGCTTTACTACAACCAAGGATGCCAACAAAGAGCTCGTTCTTGTTTCTGCGATTACGAATATTGATGCGACAGCTACTAAGACTGAAAAGGGAAATTTCTTTAAAATAGAGGCGGAGACAAGTCTGACTCCTGAACAAGCAGAAGAGCTTCGCTACGGTTCAGAAGGACGTTTGACACTAATCACAGGAAAGAAAAGTTATCTGCGATACTACTTAGATCAATTTTTGAACAGAGAATAATGTTTGTTTTTAACGCGATATTATACTTTTAAAACTGTAAAATGTTTTGATTTTACAGTTTTTCTTAATATTTAAAAGAGGTATCTTCGCCGTCGTTCGCAAATTCTTGCTATTTCCGTTATTTTGTAGTAGAATGAAGTAAAGAAATACGAAAGGCGAACTTTAAAATGTCAAAAGAATTGATCTATTCGGGAAAAGCCAAGGATATCTATACAACTGAGGATGAAAATCTCATTATTTCAACTTACAAGGACCAGGCGACTGCTTTCAACGGTGTCAAGAAGGAGCAGATTGCGGGCAAGGGAGTCTTGAATAATCAGATTTCATCTTTTATTTTTGAAAAGTTAAATGCTGCTGGTGTAGCGACTCACTTTGTGGAGAAACTTTCGGACACGGAACAGCTCAATAAAAAGGTTGAGATTATTCCTTTGGAAGTTGTGCTCCGCAACTACACGGCTGGATCATTTTCAAAACGTTTTGGCGTTGATGAAGGTATCGCATTTGAGACTCCAATTGTCGAATTTTACTATAAAAATGATGATTTGGATGATCCCTTTATCAATGACGAGCATGTGAAATTCCTTAAAATTGCGGATGACCAGCAGATTGCTTACTTGAAGGAAGAAACCCGTCGTATCAATGAGCTCTTGAAGGCTTGGTTTGCTGAGATTGGCCTTAAATTGATTGACTTTAAGCTAGAGTTCGGTTTTGACAAGGATGGTAAGATCATCTTGGCAGACGAATTTTCACCAGATAACTGCCGACTTTGGGACGCTGACGGTAACCACATGGATAAGGATGTTTTCCGTAGAGGATTGGGAGAACTAACTGATGTTTACGAAGTTGTCTGGGAAAAGTTGCAAGGATTGAAATAACAACCTAAAGGCTGTTTGGGAACATTGCAAGAGCTGAAATAAAGGAATAAGAATTGATGGATAAACGTATTTTTGTTGAGAAAAAGGCTGATTTTCAGGTTAAGTCAGAGAGTTTGGTAAGAGAGCTCCAGCACAACTTGGGACTTTCAACTTTGAAAAGTATTCGCATTGTGCAAGTTTATGATGTCTTTGATTTGGCAGAGGACTTGTTTGCACCTGCAGAGAAGCACATCTTCTCTGAACAGGTGACAGACCATGTCTTGGATGAAGCTGCTGTGCAGGCAGATCTTGCCAACTATGCTTTTTTTGCCATTGAAAGCCTGCCAGGGCAGTTTGACCAGCGTGCAGCTTCTTCACAGGAAGCCTTGCTTTTGCTGGGAAGTTCGAGTGACGTGACGGTCAACACAGCACAATTGTACTTGGTTAATAACGATATTGATGCGACTGAGTTGGAAGCGGTCAAGAACTACCTGCTCAATCCAGTGGATTCTCGTTTCAAGGATATCACGACAGGAATTGCCAAGCAGGAATTTTCTGAGTCAGACAAGACAATTCCGAAATTGACTTTCTTTGAAAGCTATACGGCAGAAGACTTTGCCCGCTACAAGGCCGAGCAAGGTATGGCCATGGAAGTGGATGATTTGCTCTTTATCCAAGATTATTTCAAGTCAATCGGGCGTGTGCCGACGGAAACAGAGCTCAAGGTTTTGGACACTTACTGGTCTGACCACTGCCGTCACACGACTTTTGAGACGGAGTTGAAACAGATTGATTTCTCAGCTTCTAAATTCCAAAAGCAATTGCAAGCGACTTATGACAAGTATATTGCCATGCGTGAGGAGCTAGGTCGGTCTGATAAACCACAAACCTTGATGGATATGGCGACTATTTTCGGTCGTTATGAGCGTGCCAATGGCCGTTTGGACGACATGGAAGTGTCTGACGAAATCAATGCCTGCTCGGTTGAAATCGAAGTGGACGTTGATGGCGTCAAGGAACCTTGGCTCCTCATGTTTAAAAACGAAACCCACAACCACCCAACGGAAATCGAACCATTTGGTGGGGCGGCTACTTGTATCGGTGGAGCTATTCGTGACCCATTGTCAGGTCGCTCATATGTCTACCAAGCTATGCGTATCTCAGGTGCTGGAGATATTACAGCACCGATTTCGGAAACTCGTGCTGGGAAATTGCCGCAACAAGTCATTTCTAAAACAGCTGCTCACGGTTATTCTTCATACGGGAATCAGATTGGGCTTGCGACGACCTACGTTCGTGAATACTTCCACCCAGGCTTTGTAGCCAAACGTATGGAGCTTGGTGCAGTTGTCGGTGCAGCTCCAAAGGGCAACGTTGTCCGTGAAAAACCGGAAGCGGGCGATGTCATTATCTTGCTCGGTGGTAAGACTGGACGTGATGGTGTCGGTGGTGCGACAGGTTCTTCTAAGGTTCAAACAGTTGAGTCTGTAGAGACTGCCGGTGCTGAGGTTCAAAAGGGAAATGCCATCGAAGAACGCAAGATTCAGCGCCTCTTCCGTAATGGTGCTGTCACTCGTCTAATCAAGAAATCCAACGACTTTGGTGCTGGTGGTGTCTGTGTAGCCATCGGTGAATTGGCAGACGGTCTTGAAATCGACCTCAATAAGGTTCCTCTTAAATACCAAGGATTGAACGGTACCGAAATTGCTATTTCTGAATCTCAAGAACGGATGGCCGTGGTGGTTCGTCCTGAGGATGTAGATACCTTCGTTGCAGAATGTAATAAAGAAAATATTGACGCTGTTGTGGTTGCGACAGTGACTGAAAAACCAAATCTAGTCATGCACTGGAATGGTGAAACCATCGTCGACTTGGAACGTCGTTTCCTTGATACAAACGGTGTGCGCGTAGTCGTTGATGCCAAGGTTGTGGACAAGGATGTCAAACTCCCAGAAGAACGCACAACAAGTACTAACACACTTGAAGCAGATACCCTTTCAGTTCTATCTGATCTCAACCATGCGAGTCAAAAAGGCTTGCAGACCATCTTTGACTGCTCGGTCGGTCGTTCAACGGTCAATCACCCACTTGGTGGTCGCTACCAACTCACACCAACTGAGGCATCTGTGCAGAAATTACCAGTTCAACACGGTGTGACTCACACTGCGTCAGTCATGGCGCAAGGATTTAACCCTTATGTGGCAGAATGGTCTCCATACCACGGTGCTGCTTATGCGGTTATCGAAGCAACTGCTCGTTTAGTGGCTACTGGTGCAAACTGGTCCAAGGCCCGCTTCTCTTATC
Above is a window of Streptococcus oralis subsp. dentisani DNA encoding:
- a CDS encoding YeiH family protein, with the protein product MSFLSKNGAGILACLLISIVSWFLGGFFPVVGAPVFAIFAGMLLHPWLSPYKQLDAGLTFSSKKLLQYAVILLGFGLNISQVFAVGQSSLPVILSTISISLIVAYLFQRFFALDTKLATLIGVGSSICGGSAIAATAPVIHAKEKEVAQAISVIFFFNILAALIFPTLGTWLHLSNDGFALFAGTAVNDTSSVTATASAWDSLYQTNTLESATIVKLTRTLAIIPITLFLSYWQSRQQENKQGVQLKKVFPLFILYFILASLLTTILTSLGVSSDFFAPLKQLSKFLIVMAMSAIGLKTNLIGMVRSSGKSIVLGALCWIAIILTSLGMQALIGTL
- a CDS encoding pyridoxal phosphate-dependent aminotransferase, with product MDLTKRFNKQLDKIQVSLIRQFDQAISETPGVLRLTLGEPDFTTPDHVKEAAKRAIDQNQSYYTGMSGLLTLRQAASDFVKEKYQLDYNPENEILVTIGATEALSATLTAILEEGDKVLLPAPAYPGYEPIVNLVGAEIVEIDTTENGFVLTPEMLEKAILEQGDKLKAVILNYPANPTGITYSREQLEALAAVLRKYEIFVVCDEVYSELTYTGEAHVSLGTMLRDQAIIINGLSKSHAMTGWRLGFILAPANFTAQLIKSHQYLVTAANTMAQHAAVEALTAGKNDAEPMKKEYIQRRDYIIEKMTALGFEIIKPDGAFYIFAKIPEGYNQDSFAFLKDFAQKKAVAFIPGAAFGRYGEGYVRLSYAASMETIREAMKRLEEYMREA
- the plsX gene encoding phosphate acyltransferase PlsX, whose amino-acid sequence is MKKIAVDAMGGDYAPQAIVEGVNQALTDFSDIEIQLYGDEGKIKQYLTATERISIIHTDEKIDSDDEPTKAIRKKKNASMVLAAKAVKEGEADAVLSAGNTGALLAAGFFIVGRIKNIDRPGLMSTLPTIDGKGFDMLDLGANAENTAHHLHQYAVLGSFYAKNVRGISKPRVGLLNNGTESSKGDPLRKETYDLLVADESLNFVGNVEARDLMNGVADVVVTDGFTGNAVLKSIEGTAMGIMGLLKTAITGGGLRAKLGALLLKDSLKGLKKQLNYSDVGGAVLFGVKAPVVKTHGSSDAKAVYSTIRQIRTMLETDVVAQTAREFSGE
- a CDS encoding class IIb bacteriocin, lactobin A/cerein 7B family, translated to MTNFDKMEQNFVTLTEEELMDVDGGSVTAVVVGGILLIGGIAWGYFM
- the recO gene encoding DNA repair protein RecO: MIQSITSQGLVLYNRNFREDDKLVKIFTEQAGKRMFFVKHAGQSKLAPVIQPLVLARFLLRINDDGLSYIEDYHEVMTFPKINSDLFVMAYATYVAALADASLQDNQQDAPLFAFLQKTLELMEAGLDYQVLTNIFEIQILTRFGISLNFNECVFCHRVGQAFDFSFKYGACLCPEHYHEDERRCHLNPNIPYLLNQFQAIDFETLETISLKPEIKQDLRKFIDQIYEEYVGIHLKSKKFIDSLADWGQLLKEEDK
- a CDS encoding acyl carrier protein, which translates into the protein MTEKEIFDRIVTIIQERQGEDFVVTEALSLKDDLDADSVDLMEFVLTLEDEFGIEISDEEIDQLQSVADVVRTIKGKI
- a CDS encoding class IIb bacteriocin, lactobin A/cerein 7B family, with product MNMNNLNNWPELTEDELMNTDGGVITFATIGIGVTIFLGGRLIGQDLKRRFG